From Campylobacter pinnipediorum subsp. caledonicus:
AAAAATTGGAGTTGTAAGGGTTTGTATATGTGTAAAAAAAGGAGTGATTATGAAAACTATAAAAAAGATTTTGAGCTTATTTCAAAAAAAGGGTGCAGTTATCAAAAATATAAGATTTTTGTACCTAGAAAGGATTTAACAATGAATAAGTTTAAAAAATATTGCCCTAACGTATTTATCGCTGAATGTGATAGCGAACATCAAAAGGGCGAGATAATAGAGCTAACAAGCAACTACGGCAAGACATCAAAGCACGAAGTTTATAACCTGATAGCAAATAAAAATGGAAAATTTTATTATTCGATTGTAAGAACAGACAGCGAAAGCTACGCACAGAAAAAAGCAAACAGATACAGAAAAAGCGAAGCAAACCTAAAAGACATATCAAAGCAAAGTGCCATAAATGCAACAAAAATGCTTGAAAATGTGCCTATGGGTCAGCCTATTATCGTAGGAAGTAGCAAGGAAGCAGGACATAGAGCCTTACTTAAAAGAAGTGATAACGCGATGAGAAAAAGCTGGGAAGAACATGAAAAAGCAAAAGATTACGAAGATAAAAGCAGATATTGGGAAGAAAAGGCGACAGAGATAACTTTGGCTATGCCTTATTGTTTAGAGTATTTTTTAGATGAGCTGGAAAAAGCAAAAGAGTATCATCAAGGGCTAAAAACCGGCAAATACGAAAAAGAACACAGCTACACACTAACTTATGCTAACAAAAGAGTTAAAGACCTAGATAAAAAAGTGCAAGTAGCTACTATTTTATGGGGATAAGGATTTAAAATGTTATTAGAAAGCTATGAAAAAGATTTATTAACACACGAACAAATACAAGCAAGAACAGACTTATTATTTGATGAGTTTAGCTCAAAGCTAGATGATATCTTTGCTAATGCAAATGCAGAAATAGAGCATTTGGTATCAAACTACGAAGAGTATATCAAATACAAAGATTTACAAGATGAGATAAAAGCTCAAGCAAGAGCATTTTTTTAAAAGGTAAAAAGATGAGATACAAAGACTTTCAAAGATATGTAGATATTTTTAACCAAAAAGGTGCAACTATGCACGAGTTTATACTGTTTTTAAAAGCGATAAAGGGTTAAAGATGACAAACGCAGAGTATCATGCAAGACCCGAAATAAGTAAAAGTGATTTGGATTTACTAGCTAAAAGCCCTTATCACTTTAAGAACAAGGATAAGTTTAGAACGGAAACTAAGAGCCTTTTGTTAGGCTCACTCGTGCATAAACTTGTCCTTGAGCCAAATGACCTTTATAACGAGTTTGCTATCGAGCCAGATTGTGATAAAAGAACAAAGGCTGGTAAAGAAATTTATCAAGAGTTTTTAGAAGAAAATCAAGATAAAAGCATTGTTGAGGTATCTGTTTTTGATGAGGCTAAACAAATAGCAGATAGCGTTTTATATATGCGTGAAAGTGGACTTTTTTTAAAAGATGGGTTAGCCGAACAAAGCTATTTTGCCGAGATTGAAGGTGTAAAAGTCAAATGCCGACCTGACTTTTACAATGAAAAATTAGGCATTGCGATTGATTTAAAGACTACATCAGATGCAAGTGCTTTGGGCTTTGCAAAGAGTGTAGCAAACTTTAACTATCACATACAAGCAAGTTTTTACAGTGATATTTTAAGGGCAAACGGAAAAGAAGTAAATAACTTCCTTTTTATAGCAGTTGAAACAAAAGCCCCTTATATGGTGGGATTTTATGAGCTTGATGAAGTTGCTTTGCAAAAAGGTAGGGAAGATTATTTAAAACTATTAGAACTTTATAAAAACTGTAAGCAACGCAACGAATGGTGGGGCTATGCAAAGTATGAAGATGATAAGGTATCACATATTCAAACGATAAGCTTACCTAGCTGGAAGTTTTACGAAAAATAAAGCGTAATAAGGTTTTAATCTAATTTTGAATAAAATTATTAACAAAACAAAGGGGGTTAATATGAGCGATGAAAGGCTATCTAACAAGTCAATAAGAAAAGCTGGGGCAAATCTTAAAGATAATATAGCTACTAGCGATGATTTAGACATTATCTCAACGTTTAGAAGCAACCATATCCCCCTTATGAAAATGCTTGTAAAAACACTTAGTAAAAAACTTCCAAAGCCCATATTTATAGCAAGGCGATTAAAAAGGCTAAATTCTATAAAAGCAAAGCTAACGCGTTTTAGCGGTATGAATTTAGACAGAATGCAAGATATAGGTGGTGTTAGGGCAGTTTTTAAAAATGACAATGAAGTTATGAACTTTGCAAGAAAAGTTAAAGAGACCTATTCCGAAAAAGGTGCTTTGGAAATCGTAAAAGAAAATGACTACATCAAAGAGCCAAAAGATGACGGATATAGGAGTTATCATATTATTTTTAAATATAACGGAAAAATACCATCAGTTAGTGGCTATCATATAGAACTACAGCTAAGGAGCATTTTACAGCATTATTGGGCTACAGCAGTTGAGATTTTAGCTTTAAAAAGCGAAACAAACATAAAAGCAGGATACGGGCAAGAGCATTATAAACGATTTTTTTGGCTATGTGCTGAACTTTTTACAGGCAAGAAAGAGTTTATAGAAGAGATAAAAGAGCTTGATGACAAGCACAATATCTTAATATTACTAAGTGGCTTAAACGTAGTTGCGAACAAATTACAGGATAAAGGGCAAGAGGGCTTATACCTTTTGATACTAGATACACAAAGCTCAGTTTTAAAACTTTTAGAGTTTGGTAAAAATGAGATTGAAACCGCGAAGGAAATGTATCAAAACCTTGAAACCAGTAAGAAAACTCAAAGCGTTTTAGTTAGCGTTGATAGCATCAAAAAACTTAAAAAAGCCTATCCTAACTATTTTATGGATGCAAAGAGTTTTATCAAAGAAGTAAAACAAAGGGCTAAATATGAATGAAAAAGTGCTTATAAAAGACATTAAAGGGCTTGATTTTAAGTGCAATACCTGCGGTCTTAACTTATCCTATATTTTAGACACGCAACAAACATTTATAAACGAATGCCCCAACTGTGGTGCAGAATGGCTACCAGCACAGCTAAATATAGAAAATGTAAGAAATTTAAAAAGTATATTCAAAGTATTATCAAAGATAGCTGGTGCTGATATTAGTTTGAGTTTTGAAAAGGAGAAATAATGGCAGAAGATAAAGAAGTAGCTAAAACAAAAATAACTCAAAATAGAAAAAAAGAAATAAAAGAAAAAATGAAAAATGTAGTTTTGCAAAACCCAAAAGTAAAAGCAGTCTTTGAAAGGCTAAAATATAAATGAAATATTTTAAAATTCAAGATGCAATAACATTACACGATTATATAATAAGTGATATGGGTGGGGCAAGTGGCTATAATAAAGAAAGCATAGGTTACTTATCATCTGCACTAGACCAAATACAAAATGATGAATTTTATCCTGATTTTATTGATAAATTAACTCATCTAGTTTTTGCTTGTGTTAAATTTCATCCATTTTTAGACGGCAATAAAAGAACAGCTATTTACTTAGGAATTTTCTTTTTAGAATTAAACGGCTTTGATGGATATTTTGTCCATTTTGCAACCATAATGGAAGATGTGGTAGTTGATTTAGCAAGTGGAAAAATAGACAAAGAAGGGCTAAGAGAAGTTATTTATAATATTATTTATTAAGGAGAAATAATGGCAGAAGATAAAGAGTTGGAACAAGAGATAAACAATGCGATATACGACGCTTTGGATAAATTAGCCCTTGAAGGACAAATCAAAAAAGACCTAATGGAAAAACAAGCCAAAAGACAACTCAACAGCTATCTAAAAAAGAAAGAGCAAAAAAAGGCACTTGATAAGGCTTTGGAAAAGTTGAAAAGATAACGGGATACCATTTTCTTGTCTAACTCTTAATTAGGCAATAACTACGAATTAATCCATTCAGTAACATCTTTACTTAAATTGCTAATCCCGTTTAATTCATAAGGCAACTCAAAAACTAAACATTTATCGTTGCAGTCCAAACACTCTTTTTGTAGTTTGTCAAAAACTTCATTATATGAATATTTAGTTTTTAGTATCCAAGTAGTGTTTAAAATTTTACGACAATCCCCCAAAGTCGGGACAAGATTATCTATTGCTTTATAATTTTGTCCTTGTTTATACAAATCATAACATATTAATAATTTTTGCATTAGGTATCCTTTAAATTTGGCATCCCGCAAATACATTTTAATATTTTTATGATAAAAACCAAATAATAATAAAAAAAGGAGCTATAATGATTATTTCAAGCGAAGATACAAACCTAAACCCTATTACTCTACTTGTTAAGTATAAACAAACAACGCATAAAGAACTAAGCGATAAGCTAGGCTATACCATAGATGAAATAAAAGAGTTTGAAAAACTTGATAAAGCCCTTATCCCTTTACGTTTTGAAAAAGCTTTGAATTTATACACAGAATTGCTTAAAACAAAAATATCCATTAAAGATATTTATAGTAAAATAAATATTTAAGACAAGGAGCAATAATGGCAGATGAAAATATCGTTAAAAAGGTATGTAAAGAGCTAAATATAACACAGGCAGAGCTAGGAAGACAGCTCGATGTGCCACCATCTACAATAGGAACTTGGGCTAGTGGTAAAACCCCAAAAATGGCAGAAGTAGCACTAACTTTAATGCTTGAAAATAAAGAGCAAAAGGAAATTTTAGAAGCCATTAAGAAAGCAAGAGATTTTATAGGTCGGATTTAAAATCCGCTCTATATTTATAATTTTAAAAGGAGTATAAAATGGCAGATGAGAAAGAAACACCAACGGGAAGCTATAATTTACAAATAAAAATCCCATATGAGTTAAAAGAAAAATTAGAAGCTTTGGCACAAGAAGCAGGAGTAAGCTTAAACCAATACATAATGTTTATGCTAATAAGAGAAACAAAAAAATAGGCGGTCGGATTTTAAATCCGAGTGCTTTATTGCTAACTCAATGCAAAAAGATTAAAAAAATAATAATAAAGTATTGACAAATAAATTATAATTCAATATAATTTCAATAATAAATCATTGGAAAGGTATTGATTATGAATAATTTAGTCATAAA
This genomic window contains:
- a CDS encoding type II toxin-antitoxin system death-on-curing family toxin: MKYFKIQDAITLHDYIISDMGGASGYNKESIGYLSSALDQIQNDEFYPDFIDKLTHLVFACVKFHPFLDGNKRTAIYLGIFFLELNGFDGYFVHFATIMEDVVVDLASGKIDKEGLREVIYNIIY
- a CDS encoding toxin-antitoxin system HicB family antitoxin; the encoded protein is MADEKETPTGSYNLQIKIPYELKEKLEALAQEAGVSLNQYIMFMLIRETKK
- a CDS encoding RelA/SpoT domain-containing protein, coding for MSDERLSNKSIRKAGANLKDNIATSDDLDIISTFRSNHIPLMKMLVKTLSKKLPKPIFIARRLKRLNSIKAKLTRFSGMNLDRMQDIGGVRAVFKNDNEVMNFARKVKETYSEKGALEIVKENDYIKEPKDDGYRSYHIIFKYNGKIPSVSGYHIELQLRSILQHYWATAVEILALKSETNIKAGYGQEHYKRFFWLCAELFTGKKEFIEEIKELDDKHNILILLSGLNVVANKLQDKGQEGLYLLILDTQSSVLKLLEFGKNEIETAKEMYQNLETSKKTQSVLVSVDSIKKLKKAYPNYFMDAKSFIKEVKQRAKYE
- a CDS encoding helix-turn-helix domain-containing protein — its product is MADENIVKKVCKELNITQAELGRQLDVPPSTIGTWASGKTPKMAEVALTLMLENKEQKEILEAIKKARDFIGRI
- a CDS encoding DUF3560 domain-containing protein, which encodes MNKFKKYCPNVFIAECDSEHQKGEIIELTSNYGKTSKHEVYNLIANKNGKFYYSIVRTDSESYAQKKANRYRKSEANLKDISKQSAINATKMLENVPMGQPIIVGSSKEAGHRALLKRSDNAMRKSWEEHEKAKDYEDKSRYWEEKATEITLAMPYCLEYFLDELEKAKEYHQGLKTGKYEKEHSYTLTYANKRVKDLDKKVQVATILWG
- a CDS encoding PD-(D/E)XK nuclease-like domain-containing protein, translated to MTNAEYHARPEISKSDLDLLAKSPYHFKNKDKFRTETKSLLLGSLVHKLVLEPNDLYNEFAIEPDCDKRTKAGKEIYQEFLEENQDKSIVEVSVFDEAKQIADSVLYMRESGLFLKDGLAEQSYFAEIEGVKVKCRPDFYNEKLGIAIDLKTTSDASALGFAKSVANFNYHIQASFYSDILRANGKEVNNFLFIAVETKAPYMVGFYELDEVALQKGREDYLKLLELYKNCKQRNEWWGYAKYEDDKVSHIQTISLPSWKFYEK